Sequence from the Lentilitoribacter sp. Alg239-R112 genome:
TTGGCCCGAAAACAGTGCTTGGTACATTTGGTGAATTTCATCCAAATGTTCTTAAAAAACTTGATGTTTCTGGCGCACTGTGTGGCTTTGAAATATTTCTTGATGCTATTCCGTCGGGCAAACGCAAACCAACACGCACAAAAGGCGCACTAACGCTGTCTCCATATCAGGCGGTTCGCCGAGACTTTGCATTCGTTGTTGATAAAGATGTCCAGGCTGCAGCTATTATTCGAGCAGCGGCAGGCGCTGACAAAAAACTTGTTACAACCGTTAATGTGTTTGATGTCTTTGAAGGTCCATCACTTGGCACAGATAAGAAATCCATAGCAATAGAAGTGACGATCCAGCCTTTTGAACGAACAATGACTGAAGAAGATTTTGAAGCTTTATCTCAAAAAATTATTGGCAATGTCTCAAAGTCAACTGGCGGCGCACTTCGCGGCTAAACAACACTTAAAGAACAACAGCCCTATTTTTCAGGGCTGTTTTTCGGCGCGGCAAAAACAAATTTTGAATAGCCGACATAAGACCAAATCGTAGCAACTGCGGATGCAATGACAACTGCAAATACAGGCCTTAATTCAGAAAACTGTATCAATAACCCGGAATATACTGTGTAGTTGATCAAAGCTGACGTTATGCCAACACTGCCGTAACGCATTCCTTCTTTTGCAACCG
This genomic interval carries:
- a CDS encoding GtrA family protein; its protein translation is MRKLFFFGIAGSIGFIVDAGVLILLLHFTPLDPFSARIFAIAAAMFCTWMINRNFTFQKGGRSVAKEGMRYGSVGITSALINYTVYSGLLIQFSELRPVFAVVIASAVATIWSYVGYSKFVFAAPKNSPEK